In Pedobacter heparinus DSM 2366, the following are encoded in one genomic region:
- a CDS encoding quinone-dependent dihydroorotate dehydrogenase encodes MYQLIKPIFFRFDPEKVHYFVVKRLKWFHDHFPLGKTILRSSFDVNIKGLEREVFGIKFKNPVGLAAGFDKNGEYIEALSDLGFGFIEVGTVTPLPQPGNDKPRMFRLEEDSALINRMGFNNKGVDTLAERLRLLRGKHKDIVVGGNIGKNKNTPNEDAVSDYVKCFDRLFDVVDYFVVNVSSPNTPGLRALQEKEPLMNLLNTLQQRNQKDGISRPILLKIAPDLTNEQLDDIVEIVMHTGIAGVIATNTTIDRNGLYTAEKVTNEAGGLSGKPLTIRSTEVIKYLSDKSNKAFPIIGVGGIHSPQDAKDKLEAGASLVQLYTGFIYEGPAIVKRICKELLVK; translated from the coding sequence ATGTATCAGCTCATTAAACCTATATTTTTCCGGTTCGATCCTGAAAAAGTGCATTATTTTGTTGTGAAAAGATTAAAATGGTTTCATGATCATTTTCCGCTGGGGAAGACAATTTTGCGTAGCAGCTTTGATGTTAACATTAAAGGACTGGAACGGGAGGTTTTTGGCATTAAATTCAAAAATCCAGTAGGTCTGGCTGCGGGCTTCGACAAAAACGGGGAATATATTGAAGCTTTGAGTGACCTGGGCTTTGGTTTTATAGAGGTAGGTACGGTAACGCCTTTACCTCAACCGGGGAACGATAAACCAAGAATGTTTCGTCTGGAAGAAGATAGTGCGCTGATCAACAGGATGGGATTTAACAACAAAGGGGTGGATACACTTGCTGAAAGGTTAAGGTTGCTGAGAGGTAAACATAAAGATATTGTTGTTGGTGGTAACATTGGAAAAAATAAGAATACCCCCAACGAGGATGCTGTTAGTGATTATGTCAAATGTTTTGACCGTTTGTTTGATGTAGTTGATTATTTTGTAGTGAATGTAAGTTCGCCCAATACGCCTGGTTTAAGAGCATTGCAGGAGAAGGAACCACTAATGAACCTGTTAAATACCCTGCAGCAGCGAAATCAGAAGGATGGCATTTCCAGGCCGATCTTATTGAAAATTGCACCTGATCTGACCAATGAGCAGCTGGATGATATTGTAGAGATTGTAATGCATACAGGGATTGCAGGAGTTATTGCTACCAACACTACCATAGACAGGAACGGTTTATATACTGCTGAAAAAGTAACAAATGAAGCCGGCGGCTTAAGTGGTAAACCTTTGACAATACGTTCTACCGAGGTGATTAAATATCTGTCGGACAAATCAAATAAAGCTTTTCCGATTATAGGTGTAGGTGGGATTCATTCCCCACAGGATGCCAAAGATAAATTGGAG